Proteins encoded by one window of Burkholderia contaminans:
- a CDS encoding Tn3 family transposase, which produces MINKNKLLSVFSDAEQEALYGLPDFDDAQRLEYLALTESELALASSRPSIPAQVYCILQIGYFKSKHAFFRFDWDEVEDDYDFVLSRYFHGEPFERKPITRHEYYAQREQIAELYGYRPWVAAFLPQLMQQAAQIVRRDVTPGFVAAELIVWLNEHKMIRPGYTTLQELVSEALSVERRRLGDLLTGVLDELTQTALDQLLVRDDTLSKLAALKQDAKNFGWRQMVREREKRGTLQPLHEIARTLLPRLDISQQNVLYYASLANFYTVHDLRNLKADQAQLYLLCYAWVRFRQLTDNLVDAMAFHMKQLEEESSAGAKQSLIAEQVKRHRETPQIGRLLSLYVDDSVADPTPFGEVRQRAYKIMAKDVLQNTAQRMTVKPLSQLALHWLAVDGLAKRIRRHLRPLYVELDFVGTSPDNPWLAALAWVKGAFAKQQRLSQRPLAECPAATLPKRLRPYLLIFGADGQPTGLHADRYEFWLYRQIRKRFQSGEIYLDDSLQHRHFSDELVSMNEKADALAQMEIPFLQQPIDAQLDALAAELHAQWLAFNRELKQGKLTHLEYDKDTQKLIWRKPKTENQKVREQAFYEQLPFCDVADVFRFVNGQCQFLSALTPLQPRYAKKVADADSLMAVIIAQAMNHGNHVMARTSDIPYHVLDSTYQQYLRQATLHAANDCISNAIAALPIFPYYSFDLDALYSAVDGQKFGVERPTVKARYSRKYFGRGKGVVAYTLLCNHVPLNGYLIGAHEYEAHHVFDIWYRNTSDIVPTAITGDMHSINKANFAILYWFGLRFEPRFTNLDDQLQELYCIDDPALYEKCLIQPIGQIDRQLITSEKTNIDQIVATLGLKEITQGSLIRKLCTYSQENPTRRAIFEFDKLIRTIYTLRYLRDPQLERNVHRSQNRLESYHQLRSTIAQVGGKKELTGRTDIEIEISNQCARLIANVIIFYNSAILSHLLTKWEASGNAKTLARLTQISPAARRHILLNGHYTFQSDNKIDPDALIAGLELE; this is translated from the coding sequence ATGATCAACAAGAATAAGCTGCTCAGCGTCTTTTCCGACGCCGAACAGGAAGCCCTGTATGGCCTGCCTGATTTCGACGATGCGCAGCGGCTGGAATACCTGGCATTGACCGAATCCGAACTGGCGCTCGCCAGTAGCCGGCCCTCCATACCCGCGCAGGTCTATTGCATCTTGCAGATTGGCTACTTCAAGTCCAAGCACGCCTTCTTCCGCTTCGATTGGGACGAGGTTGAGGACGATTACGATTTCGTGTTGAGCCGCTATTTCCACGGCGAGCCGTTCGAACGCAAGCCGATCACCCGGCACGAGTACTACGCCCAGCGCGAACAGATCGCTGAACTGTACGGCTATCGACCGTGGGTGGCCGCCTTCCTGCCGCAACTCATGCAGCAGGCCGCGCAGATCGTACGTCGCGACGTGACACCGGGATTCGTCGCCGCCGAGCTCATCGTGTGGCTCAATGAGCACAAGATGATCCGGCCCGGCTACACGACCTTGCAAGAGCTAGTCAGCGAAGCCCTGTCCGTCGAACGTCGGCGGCTGGGCGACCTGCTCACCGGCGTATTGGACGAATTGACCCAAACCGCGCTAGACCAACTTCTGGTGCGCGATGATACTCTGTCGAAACTGGCGGCGCTGAAACAGGATGCCAAGAATTTCGGCTGGCGTCAGATGGTCCGCGAACGCGAAAAGCGCGGCACGCTGCAGCCGTTGCACGAAATCGCCAGGACGCTGCTGCCCCGGCTGGATATCTCGCAGCAGAACGTGCTGTACTACGCAAGCCTGGCGAACTTCTATACCGTCCACGACCTGCGCAACCTGAAGGCGGATCAGGCGCAGCTCTACCTGCTGTGTTACGCCTGGGTGCGCTTCCGACAGCTCACCGACAACCTGGTCGATGCGATGGCCTTCCACATGAAGCAGCTCGAGGAAGAAAGCAGCGCGGGCGCGAAACAGTCACTCATCGCCGAGCAAGTAAAACGCCATCGGGAAACGCCGCAGATCGGCCGCCTGTTGTCGCTCTATGTGGACGACAGCGTAGCCGATCCGACGCCGTTCGGCGAGGTGCGTCAGCGCGCCTATAAAATCATGGCCAAAGATGTGCTACAAAACACGGCGCAACGCATGACGGTCAAGCCGCTGAGTCAACTGGCACTACACTGGTTGGCGGTGGACGGCCTAGCCAAACGTATTCGCCGTCACCTGCGCCCCTTGTACGTCGAGCTCGACTTCGTCGGCACCTCCCCAGACAACCCGTGGCTCGCGGCGCTGGCTTGGGTCAAGGGGGCCTTCGCCAAACAGCAGCGCCTGTCACAACGACCGCTCGCCGAATGTCCCGCGGCCACGCTGCCGAAGCGCCTGCGACCGTACCTGCTGATCTTCGGCGCTGATGGTCAGCCGACCGGTTTGCACGCCGATCGCTACGAATTCTGGTTGTACCGCCAGATCCGGAAGCGCTTCCAGTCGGGAGAGATCTATCTCGACGACAGTCTGCAACATCGTCACTTCTCCGACGAGCTTGTTTCGATGAACGAGAAGGCCGACGCGCTGGCGCAGATGGAGATCCCGTTCCTGCAGCAGCCAATCGATGCCCAACTCGATGCGTTAGCGGCCGAGTTGCATGCACAATGGCTGGCCTTCAACCGAGAGCTGAAACAGGGCAAGCTTACGCACCTGGAATACGACAAGGATACGCAGAAGCTGATTTGGCGCAAACCGAAAACCGAGAACCAGAAGGTGCGTGAGCAGGCATTCTACGAGCAACTGCCATTCTGCGATGTTGCCGACGTGTTCCGCTTCGTCAACGGCCAGTGCCAGTTCCTGTCGGCGCTGACGCCATTGCAGCCGCGCTACGCGAAGAAGGTAGCGGACGCCGATAGCCTGATGGCGGTTATCATCGCTCAGGCAATGAACCATGGCAACCATGTCATGGCGCGCACCAGCGACATTCCGTACCACGTTCTGGATAGCACCTACCAGCAGTATCTGCGTCAGGCGACGCTGCATGCGGCCAACGACTGCATCAGCAACGCCATCGCCGCGCTGCCGATCTTCCCGTACTACTCGTTCGATCTCGATGCGCTGTACAGCGCCGTCGATGGGCAGAAATTCGGCGTCGAGCGACCGACCGTGAAGGCGCGTTACTCGCGCAAATACTTCGGACGAGGCAAAGGCGTCGTCGCCTACACGCTGCTGTGCAATCATGTCCCGTTGAACGGCTACCTAATCGGCGCGCACGAGTACGAGGCGCATCACGTGTTCGACATCTGGTATCGCAACACGTCGGATATAGTGCCGACTGCGATCACCGGCGACATGCACAGCATCAACAAAGCCAACTTCGCTATCCTGTATTGGTTCGGGTTGCGCTTCGAGCCTCGCTTCACAAACCTCGATGACCAGTTGCAGGAATTGTATTGTATCGACGACCCGGCGCTGTACGAGAAATGCCTGATTCAGCCGATCGGACAAATCGATCGGCAGCTCATCACCAGTGAGAAGACAAATATCGATCAGATCGTCGCCACGCTGGGCCTCAAAGAGATCACGCAGGGCTCGCTGATCCGCAAACTATGTACGTACTCGCAGGAAAACCCGACACGTCGCGCGATTTTTGAGTTCGATAAGCTCATTCGTACCATCTACACGTTGCGTTACCTGCGCGACCCGCAGCTCGAGCGAAACGTGCATCGCTCCCAAAACCGCCTCGAGTCTTACCATCAGCTTCGTTCGACCATCGCCCAGGTCGGCGGCAAGAAGGAATTGACCGGCCGCACCGACATCGAAATCGAGATCAGCAACCAGTGCGCCCGGCTGATCGCCAACGTCATCATTTTTTACAACTCGGCGATTCTGTCGCATCTACTGACGAAATGGGAGGCCAGTGGCAACGCCAAGACGCTGGCGCGGCTTACGCAGATATCACCGGCAGCCCGGCGGCATATCCTTTTGAACGGGCACTACACTTTTCAAAGCGACAACAAAATCGACCCGGACGCGCTCATTGCAGGGCTCGAATTGGAGTGA
- a CDS encoding AAA family ATPase: MSVEQPHRPQLWVVAGPNGAGKTTLTGQHFAGRIPVVNPDDIANQINPGHQGSPATMVAAGRLAIAQRQALLSEGKSFAVETTLTGKGELELMRRAAAQGYKVNLFFVGLDDAQLSAGRVAQRVRSGGHPVPLDDIFRRFDRSLSHLSEALTLADRAYVLDNSGLRRQLLLSMENGRVKHMTRQLPDWAKTAIPTGMQHAAKHHRSMGR; this comes from the coding sequence GTGAGCGTGGAACAACCTCACCGACCACAGCTATGGGTTGTCGCTGGGCCAAACGGCGCAGGCAAAACCACGCTGACCGGCCAGCATTTCGCCGGCCGCATCCCTGTCGTCAATCCTGACGACATTGCCAATCAGATCAATCCGGGGCATCAAGGCTCGCCCGCGACGATGGTTGCAGCCGGTCGGCTCGCGATCGCGCAGCGTCAGGCGCTACTGTCCGAAGGCAAGAGCTTCGCGGTCGAAACCACGCTGACCGGTAAAGGTGAGCTGGAGCTGATGCGCCGGGCCGCTGCGCAGGGCTACAAGGTCAACCTGTTTTTCGTCGGACTGGATGACGCGCAGCTCTCGGCCGGTCGTGTCGCGCAACGGGTCAGAAGTGGCGGCCACCCTGTTCCGCTTGATGACATTTTTCGCCGCTTTGACCGAAGCCTCTCCCATCTATCCGAAGCCCTGACGCTGGCAGATCGAGCGTACGTGCTCGACAACAGTGGGCTCAGGCGGCAGCTACTGCTATCGATGGAGAACGGCCGCGTCAAGCACATGACCCGACAACTGCCCGATTGGGCCAAGACGGCCATTCCGACCGGGATGCAACATGCGGCGAAGCATCACCGCTCGATGGGGCGCTAG
- a CDS encoding helix-turn-helix domain-containing protein, translating to MTSNATEAARADRDRLSAIEQLRSGAMRLADAPDLSKADVKLLSGIVAAIDKLERNFSGSIPPATSLPRPRGRNGGAKERLSEADQKRLLSMYGAGEKVSKVCQEFGVTRGTVYRYLHKHGVIAEAV from the coding sequence ATGACCTCAAACGCAACAGAGGCGGCACGGGCCGACCGTGATCGACTGAGCGCGATCGAGCAGCTTCGAAGCGGAGCAATGCGCCTGGCCGACGCGCCGGATCTCTCGAAGGCCGACGTGAAATTGCTGTCGGGCATCGTTGCTGCGATCGACAAGCTCGAACGCAACTTCAGCGGCTCGATTCCGCCGGCGACGTCTCTACCCCGACCACGCGGCCGGAACGGCGGGGCCAAAGAGCGACTGAGCGAAGCAGATCAGAAACGGCTGCTTTCCATGTACGGGGCCGGTGAAAAGGTCTCGAAGGTCTGTCAGGAATTTGGGGTGACGCGAGGCACTGTGTATCGGTATCTGCACAAGCACGGGGTCATCGCGGAAGCGGTCTGA
- a CDS encoding replication initiator protein A, which yields MKNTMQATLLSEARPSPVVRSSDEGDTSTPRRKRNVGQPQQLELVLADMVDVAPKDDLASMEIPLYSLSKNKDTETRVYQRGNRSVRIIPSGEGAATVFDKDLILYVASQLVERMNRKLPVSPTVQIQTYDFIKATDRDDSRGGYENILGMLRRLRGTTIETNIPTGGERQADGFSLITNYSVISGKRSFNKKKGENVERVLSFTVTLSDWIYNGLLELEVLTLDRKYFQLGKAIERKLYEVARKHCGTDKAMWEVGIDLLAEKIGFRRDRPKFRSELRAIIKADTLPEYRMALDQSRRPDMVVFYTRDAAALSKHIRTQGCYDWFRALETKETLTA from the coding sequence TTGAAGAATACCATGCAGGCTACATTGCTCAGCGAGGCCCGGCCAAGCCCGGTCGTCCGCAGTTCGGACGAGGGCGACACGTCGACGCCGCGGCGGAAACGCAATGTCGGCCAGCCCCAGCAACTTGAGCTGGTTCTTGCCGACATGGTGGACGTCGCGCCGAAGGACGATTTGGCGTCGATGGAGATCCCCCTTTACTCCCTCTCGAAGAACAAGGACACGGAGACGCGGGTGTATCAGCGTGGGAACCGCTCCGTCCGGATTATCCCGTCCGGCGAGGGCGCGGCAACGGTCTTCGACAAGGATCTGATCCTGTACGTCGCATCGCAGCTTGTCGAGCGGATGAACCGGAAATTGCCCGTCTCTCCGACTGTGCAGATCCAAACCTACGATTTTATCAAGGCCACCGATCGGGACGACAGCAGAGGCGGCTACGAGAATATTCTCGGCATGCTGCGCCGGCTTCGCGGCACGACGATCGAAACCAACATCCCGACCGGTGGCGAGCGCCAGGCAGACGGTTTTTCGCTGATCACCAACTACTCGGTCATCTCCGGTAAGCGCAGCTTCAACAAAAAGAAGGGCGAGAACGTCGAGCGCGTGCTGTCGTTCACTGTCACCCTTTCCGACTGGATCTATAACGGCTTGCTGGAGCTGGAAGTGCTCACGCTCGATCGCAAGTATTTCCAGCTCGGCAAGGCGATCGAGCGCAAGCTGTACGAGGTCGCCCGAAAGCACTGTGGGACAGATAAGGCGATGTGGGAGGTCGGAATCGACCTGCTGGCCGAGAAGATCGGATTCCGGCGTGATCGCCCCAAGTTTCGATCGGAGCTGCGTGCGATCATCAAGGCCGACACGCTGCCCGAGTACCGTATGGCCCTAGATCAAAGCCGGCGGCCGGATATGGTGGTCTTCTACACACGCGATGCCGCTGCGCTTTCCAAGCACATCCGTACCCAAGGGTGCTACGACTGGTTCAGAGCCCTTGAGACCAAGGAAACGCTGACCGCCTGA
- a CDS encoding H-NS family nucleoid-associated regulatory protein: MSTTSYKQLLKQREELEAEIARVRESERADAVAKIRELMEMYSISADELGDRRRTRKHKPVEAKYRDPDSGATWSGRGKPPRWIAGKDRESFAI, translated from the coding sequence ATGAGTACAACATCGTATAAGCAACTTCTGAAGCAACGTGAAGAACTCGAAGCAGAAATTGCGAGGGTGCGCGAAAGCGAAAGGGCCGATGCCGTTGCGAAGATCCGCGAGCTGATGGAGATGTACAGCATCTCCGCCGACGAGCTCGGGGATCGCCGTCGTACCCGCAAGCACAAGCCCGTGGAGGCAAAATACCGCGACCCGGATTCCGGCGCGACGTGGTCGGGGCGTGGAAAGCCGCCTCGCTGGATCGCGGGAAAGGATCGCGAGAGCTTCGCAATCTGA
- a CDS encoding TrfB-related DNA-binding protein: protein MMTTNMATTRLKPKQFDALVMKSRMKEDAVAIARSVLVEGRGYAEAAEEHGRKRQYAYQVVTRLLALEEPQMHTYTGSPEVFVQIDLIVERHKGRKMLTRKQFNALEKLSMLEPHSLELAKGVLVDGVENIELAKKNNIARHLPWQASQRLMKRFDPSMEDTRVYRGPAEMFEEIDALIKGHGGKKEAV from the coding sequence ATGATGACAACCAACATGGCGACGACACGTCTGAAGCCGAAGCAGTTTGACGCGCTTGTGATGAAATCGAGAATGAAGGAAGACGCGGTAGCGATCGCGCGCTCGGTGTTGGTCGAGGGCCGCGGCTATGCCGAGGCGGCGGAAGAGCATGGGCGTAAGCGCCAGTACGCATACCAAGTTGTTACGCGCCTGCTGGCTCTCGAAGAGCCGCAGATGCACACCTACACGGGGTCTCCGGAGGTCTTCGTGCAGATCGACCTGATCGTAGAGCGGCACAAGGGACGCAAGATGCTGACGCGCAAGCAGTTCAATGCGCTCGAAAAGTTGTCGATGCTTGAGCCGCACTCGCTCGAACTAGCGAAAGGCGTGCTGGTCGATGGCGTCGAGAACATCGAGCTGGCGAAGAAGAACAACATCGCCCGGCATCTTCCGTGGCAGGCATCCCAGCGGCTGATGAAGCGATTCGATCCGTCAATGGAGGACACGCGCGTCTACAGGGGGCCGGCGGAAATGTTCGAAGAGATCGACGCGCTTATCAAGGGGCACGGTGGCAAAAAGGAGGCGGTATGA
- a CDS encoding DUF6283 family protein — protein sequence MKAAARPCPSCPWRVDQDAGDIPNFSLALAESLAGTCPDERGIGPDFGASFFACHQSKLGSEIPCAGWLAMVGHRHPRVRMAVRRGSISPDALTPGENWPELHDSYPDVLAKLRATCGNEEW from the coding sequence ATGAAGGCTGCGGCGCGGCCGTGTCCATCATGCCCGTGGCGCGTTGACCAGGATGCTGGCGACATTCCGAATTTCAGTCTCGCGCTGGCTGAATCCCTGGCGGGTACGTGCCCCGACGAGCGCGGCATCGGGCCGGACTTCGGTGCGTCGTTTTTCGCGTGCCATCAGTCGAAGCTAGGCAGCGAAATCCCTTGCGCTGGCTGGCTCGCGATGGTCGGCCACCGCCATCCACGCGTGCGGATGGCCGTTAGGCGCGGGAGCATATCGCCCGACGCGCTTACGCCCGGCGAGAACTGGCCCGAGCTACACGACAGCTATCCCGACGTGCTTGCGAAGCTGCGTGCGACGTGCGGCAACGAGGAGTGGTGA
- a CDS encoding lytic transglycosylase domain-containing protein: MKDRLNDRLLRAAVMTIGMGMLWATSLPAARADCLDDAANYWSVPTSLARAVAMQESGMRPRVVSKNTNGSRDIGLMQINSSWLPRLKQYGIGEEDLLDACKNAYVGTWIMAQNIAQLGYNWTAIGAYNAVTPSKRDAYARKIYGQLMRLQGGATTTGPMANQ; encoded by the coding sequence ATGAAAGACCGTCTGAACGATCGGCTGCTCCGGGCGGCCGTGATGACGATCGGGATGGGAATGCTTTGGGCAACTTCGCTGCCGGCGGCCAGGGCGGATTGCTTGGACGACGCCGCGAACTACTGGAGCGTGCCGACGTCGCTGGCGCGAGCGGTCGCGATGCAGGAATCAGGAATGCGGCCACGCGTCGTTTCGAAAAACACCAACGGCTCGCGCGACATTGGCCTGATGCAAATCAACTCGTCTTGGCTTCCGCGGCTGAAGCAATACGGCATCGGGGAAGAAGACCTACTAGACGCCTGCAAGAACGCGTATGTGGGGACGTGGATCATGGCGCAGAACATTGCGCAGCTCGGCTACAACTGGACGGCCATTGGTGCGTACAACGCCGTCACACCGAGCAAGCGTGACGCGTATGCACGGAAGATCTACGGGCAGCTCATGAGGTTGCAGGGCGGGGCAACGACCACCGGGCCGATGGCAAATCAATAA
- a CDS encoding toxin co-regulated pilus biosynthesis Q family protein, producing MRKLLVALALVPAFSQAALVIEGGPAQSAPQPASSNSSAPVVKAANPAASSVTTAPAPAAGAAVSAATPELQGFVVAPLWEATPADQTFQGLFARWGKQAGWTTFWEVGQDVPVVASSPFSGSFTDAVQAVLDTTLSTDLPVHPCFYTNNVVRVLPTSTECNPK from the coding sequence ATGAGGAAGCTATTGGTAGCGCTCGCTCTGGTACCGGCGTTCAGCCAGGCCGCGCTTGTCATCGAGGGCGGCCCGGCGCAGAGCGCGCCGCAACCCGCATCGAGCAATTCGAGCGCCCCTGTCGTGAAAGCCGCGAACCCGGCTGCTTCGAGCGTTACCACTGCGCCAGCTCCGGCCGCTGGTGCCGCCGTGTCGGCCGCAACGCCCGAGCTGCAGGGTTTCGTTGTTGCCCCGCTTTGGGAGGCGACGCCGGCCGATCAGACGTTTCAAGGGCTCTTCGCTCGTTGGGGCAAGCAAGCGGGCTGGACGACGTTTTGGGAAGTCGGGCAGGACGTTCCCGTTGTCGCCTCGTCACCGTTCTCTGGCTCGTTCACCGATGCGGTTCAGGCAGTGCTCGATACCACGTTGAGCACGGATTTGCCGGTGCATCCGTGCTTCTACACCAACAACGTGGTGCGCGTGCTTCCGACGAGCACTGAATGCAATCCCAAGTGA
- a CDS encoding ATPase, T2SS/T4P/T4SS family: MQIQFPKLFSRFARRRGEEKANVPVDAPATPAVASTRQFSRVVVAEDAGDDRAMRHGEYVVASQEVIQTADLPEFRRTIQSTVIRAEYRQSICPIQISGDQFAIVLTRNMLNTEVVDEVYSELQKQHRPHIPAIYVATQSVVSELARAESGSNATRVRSSDRDSPLFKLFVEIVDFALDNGVSDIHMKLKLDREYSQVGFRMDGNVIRPRKFRMTTDQMQRMLGFMYSFKGNSTTTSSYSVTLALQCQLEEVISGQSLSFRWAQLPTHKGLKVVLRVMKVDVNDAYTSVGMQPNGAGLPPYQERAIMRELYTDGGGWVFSGRVNSGKSKFLQTLINLMPPYYEINSAEDPIEYLHNHEGSNQHSASRGLNDDEGSDAFASFKLQNKRTDPDVTVISELRDPSTTGAFRDAVLAGQRGFTTIHAPSALAIPNRLMSEEFALARDIVTLPGFLKMMVHLALVPKTCPICSLLATSHETSGFLRSVIESHSGDSAVATIAAESLRIANSEFLARLEHLFQIDVSKIRVRNPIGCSHCAREGVPELNGIRGRTLIAQIIEPSDDMMRLVRDARSIELLHYYRSLRVAGFDSDNSDGKSPLEISMYKVSLGEICLTEAEKRFQSIDAYEHDLKRLMHRSSTTHITAGNLEVVA, from the coding sequence ATGCAGATCCAATTCCCGAAGCTGTTCTCGCGCTTTGCGCGTCGTCGCGGCGAGGAAAAGGCGAATGTGCCCGTCGACGCTCCGGCCACGCCGGCCGTGGCGTCGACTCGCCAGTTCTCGCGCGTGGTGGTGGCAGAGGACGCAGGCGACGATCGAGCCATGCGGCACGGTGAGTATGTCGTCGCGTCTCAAGAAGTGATTCAGACTGCAGATCTGCCCGAGTTCCGTCGCACTATCCAATCGACGGTAATTCGCGCCGAGTATCGGCAATCCATCTGCCCGATCCAGATTTCCGGCGATCAGTTCGCAATCGTGCTGACGCGGAACATGCTCAATACCGAAGTGGTTGATGAGGTGTACTCGGAGCTTCAGAAGCAGCACCGTCCGCATATTCCGGCGATCTACGTTGCAACGCAATCTGTCGTGTCTGAGCTGGCACGCGCGGAGAGCGGCAGTAACGCAACGCGCGTACGCAGCTCCGATCGAGATAGCCCGCTGTTCAAGCTCTTTGTCGAGATTGTCGACTTCGCACTCGATAACGGCGTATCCGACATTCACATGAAACTGAAGCTCGATCGCGAGTATTCGCAAGTCGGATTCCGCATGGACGGCAACGTGATCCGACCGAGAAAGTTTCGCATGACGACCGACCAGATGCAGCGCATGCTCGGCTTCATGTACTCGTTCAAGGGCAACTCAACCACAACCAGTAGCTACAGCGTCACCTTGGCGCTGCAATGCCAGCTCGAAGAAGTCATATCGGGGCAGTCGCTTAGCTTCCGATGGGCTCAGTTGCCGACCCACAAGGGGCTGAAGGTTGTGCTGCGGGTTATGAAGGTCGACGTGAACGATGCATACACCTCTGTAGGGATGCAGCCGAACGGGGCGGGTCTTCCGCCCTATCAGGAGCGGGCGATCATGCGTGAGCTGTATACGGACGGCGGTGGATGGGTATTTTCCGGGCGCGTTAACTCCGGCAAGTCCAAGTTTCTCCAAACGCTGATCAATCTGATGCCCCCGTACTACGAGATCAATTCGGCAGAAGATCCGATCGAGTATTTGCACAACCACGAAGGTTCGAATCAGCATTCCGCGTCGCGTGGTCTCAACGACGATGAGGGTTCGGATGCGTTCGCGTCTTTCAAGCTCCAGAACAAGCGAACAGACCCCGACGTGACGGTGATTTCGGAACTGCGAGACCCCAGCACAACGGGCGCATTTCGCGATGCTGTGCTGGCCGGTCAACGCGGTTTCACGACGATTCACGCACCGAGCGCCCTTGCAATTCCCAATCGCTTGATGAGTGAAGAGTTCGCCCTGGCCCGCGACATTGTCACGCTTCCTGGCTTCCTGAAGATGATGGTTCACCTCGCGCTCGTCCCGAAGACTTGCCCGATATGCTCGCTGTTGGCGACCTCGCATGAAACGTCCGGTTTCCTGCGATCGGTGATCGAGAGTCATAGCGGCGACTCGGCAGTTGCGACGATCGCGGCCGAATCACTGCGGATTGCGAATAGCGAATTCCTCGCACGTCTTGAGCATCTTTTCCAAATCGATGTGAGCAAGATCCGAGTGCGGAATCCGATCGGCTGCTCGCACTGCGCGCGTGAAGGTGTCCCGGAGCTGAACGGTATCCGTGGGCGCACCCTGATCGCTCAGATCATCGAGCCGTCCGATGACATGATGCGCTTAGTGCGCGACGCAAGGAGCATCGAGCTGCTGCACTACTACCGCTCTCTCCGTGTTGCCGGATTCGACAGCGATAACTCCGATGGCAAGTCGCCGCTTGAAATCTCGATGTACAAGGTTTCGCTCGGAGAAATTTGCTTAACAGAAGCCGAGAAGCGATTCCAGTCGATCGACGCTTACGAGCACGACCTGAAGCGACTCATGCACCGATCGTCCACGACGCACATAACCGCCGGCAACCTCGAAGTGGTTGCGTAG
- a CDS encoding type 4 pilus major pilin produces the protein MKEMKVSAEDVVVFDSEVGDVERSDGAKRLYRGGPINHRLARGQSGATIGEFMFWAILAAAVIVTAIYGFNRGRAGQNGADFVKEFNELGANASNLYVGQWSKFTTANASLSGLFKNFSTIVDAGGGVVTLKGGGTLAVAPGQVTTANDSGQYTVAGVTDETCKKIVAGVAGSAATMSLNGTSVKAFGGQLDPTASCQPTNNSIVVQRQ, from the coding sequence ATGAAAGAGATGAAGGTGTCCGCTGAAGATGTGGTTGTGTTCGACAGCGAAGTTGGCGACGTCGAAAGGAGCGATGGTGCGAAGCGTCTGTATCGTGGCGGCCCGATCAATCATCGGCTCGCGCGCGGGCAGTCCGGCGCGACGATCGGGGAGTTCATGTTTTGGGCGATTCTCGCCGCGGCGGTGATCGTGACGGCGATCTACGGGTTCAACCGTGGACGTGCCGGGCAGAACGGTGCCGACTTCGTGAAGGAGTTCAACGAGCTGGGCGCTAATGCAAGCAACCTGTACGTCGGCCAATGGTCGAAGTTCACGACGGCAAACGCGTCGCTGTCGGGGCTGTTCAAGAACTTCTCGACCATCGTTGACGCCGGCGGTGGTGTCGTTACGCTCAAGGGTGGCGGTACGCTCGCAGTTGCGCCCGGCCAGGTCACGACGGCCAACGATTCCGGTCAATACACGGTCGCGGGCGTGACCGACGAGACCTGCAAGAAGATCGTCGCTGGTGTTGCCGGGAGCGCAGCAACCATGTCGCTGAACGGCACTTCGGTCAAGGCATTTGGCGGTCAGCTCGATCCGACTGCATCGTGCCAACCGACCAATAACAGCATCGTCGTACAGCGTCAGTAA
- a CDS encoding helix-turn-helix domain-containing protein has translation MSDTRPLYGEDAAALRKKAGFTQQQLADRWGLSRAQIGRYEKTGQIVPPKVADAYRGLAVVGG, from the coding sequence ATGAGCGACACCAGGCCCCTGTACGGCGAAGACGCGGCAGCGCTGCGGAAAAAGGCCGGATTCACCCAGCAGCAACTTGCTGATCGCTGGGGCTTAAGTCGCGCGCAAATCGGCCGATATGAGAAGACGGGGCAGATTGTCCCCCCGAAAGTTGCCGACGCGTACCGCGGACTGGCCGTCGTAGGCGGCTAG